The proteins below come from a single Pieris brassicae chromosome 1, ilPieBrab1.1, whole genome shotgun sequence genomic window:
- the LOC123713341 gene encoding probable ribonuclease ZC3H12B isoform X2, which produces MSNDSDLFISVPRSSLPEFYNKYLKIQKYVESSLGWAGERGEDSSYDSECEEDVGHRTASRTPSDTLAAEFAEYVTLAPVLPPHNQAKIDFALKLGYSEHLARTALMRLGPDPPRNELLAELIKLASKRPIRPASPPQTIDREPQSDRSPLRHIVIDGSNVAMSHGNMEIFSCRGIEICVDWFRARGHRDISVFVPKWRKEATRLDNPVLDRDCLERLERDRILHYTPSRHLGGKRLVCYDDRYILKLAAETDGVVVSNDNYRDLAIESPEFRRVIEDRLLMYTFVNDRFMPPDDPLGRSGPTLDAFLRVPPSRTDPPPPCPYGRKCTYGNKCKFHHPERAGRPHKSIAETLSERAARHALQTLSLPPGGHPSDMKKPLARAHSATPRLADLTLATHFDIAQQPGPSQPSHQPENSHRKLARQLTLNPACDPRLHATASRVCSAPVGAMGATPLYMAGASLSPCASEGALQQWEARRRMHYHLANIFPEVQVVEAMNAYPEETDAQKMCAIILARYRPSEATLPYPLH; this is translated from the exons AAATATGTGGAGTCATCGCTGGGCTGGGCCGGGGAACGGGGCGAGGACTCGAGCTACGACTCCGAATGTGAAGAGGATGTCGGTCACCGCACTGCCTCTAGGACGCCGTCGGACACGCTCGCAGCCGAGTTTGCGGAGTACGTCACTCTCGCCCCGGTCTTACCACCGCATAACCAG GCGAAAATAGACTTCGCATTGAAGCTGGGTTATTCAGAACATCTAGCTCGCACAGCGCTGATGCGTTTGGGTCCCGATCCGCCCCGCAACGAGCTGCTAGCTGAGCTGATTAAGCTGGCTTCTAAGCGGCCAATTCGCCCAGCTTCGCCACCACAGACGATAGATCGTGAACCACAGTCAGACCGATCGCCATTGAGGCATATAGTCATTGATGGCAGCAATGTGGCTATgag cCATGGCAACATGGAGATATTCTCGTGCCGAGGCATCGAGATCTGCGTGGATTGGTTTCGAGCTCGAGGCCACAGAGACATATCCGTGTTTGTACCCAAATGGCGCAAAGAGGCCACAAGACTAGATAACCCTGTCTTGGACAGGGATTGCTTAGAACGTCTCGAACGCGACAGAATCCTACACTACACCCCTAGCAGACATCTCGGAGGAAAACGACTCGTCTGCTACGACGATAGATATATCCTCAAACTTGCTGCTGAAACCGACGGAGTCGTCGTCTCCAACGACAACTATAGAGATCTGGCCATCGAAAGCCCGGAATTCAGAAGAGTCATCGAGGATAGACTCCTAATGTACACCTTCGTGAACGACAGATTCATGCCGCCCGACGATCCGCTCGGCAGATCCGGCCCCACTTTGGATGCGTTCCTCAGAGTTCCACCCTCCCGCACGGACCCCCCTCCGCCTTGTCCCTACGGACGCAAGTGTACCTACGGGAACAAATGCAAGTTTCATCACCCCGAACGCGCCGGCAGACCGCACAAATCCATTGCCGAAACGCTCTCGGAGCGAGCGGCGCGTCACGCTTTGCAGACGTTGAGCCTCCCTCCCGGTGGACACCCGTCAGACATGAAGAAACCGTTAGCAAGAGCGCATTCGGCTACGCCAAGACTAGCAGATCTCACCCTCGCCACGCACTTCGATATAGCGCAACAGCCGGGACCCTCGCAGCCGAGTCACCAGCCTGAAAATTCCCATAGAAAACTCGCCAGACAGCTGACTTTGAACCCAGCCTGTGATCCCAGATTGCACGCGACCGCCTCTAGAGTTTGTTCGGCACCAGTCGGGGCGATGGGTGCAACGCCTTTGTACATGGCCGGAGCGTCCCTATCTCCGTGTGCCTCGGAAGGCGCCCTCCAACAGTGGGAAGCGCGTAGACGGATGCACTACCACTTGGCTAACATATTCCCAGAAGTGCAGGTAGTTGAAGCCATGAATGCGTACCCTGAGGAAACAGATGCCCAGAAAATGTGCGCTATAATCCTCGCCCGGTACAGACCGAGCGAGGCGACTCTTCCTTATCCGTTGCATTGA
- the LOC123713341 gene encoding probable ribonuclease ZC3H12B isoform X4 produces MKYVESSLGWAGERGEDSSYDSECEEDVGHRTASRTPSDTLAAEFAEYVTLAPVLPPHNQAKIDFALKLGYSEHLARTALMRLGPDPPRNELLAELIKLASKRPIRPASPPQTIDREPQSDRSPLRHIVIDGSNVAMSHGNMEIFSCRGIEICVDWFRARGHRDISVFVPKWRKEATRLDNPVLDRDCLERLERDRILHYTPSRHLGGKRLVCYDDRYILKLAAETDGVVVSNDNYRDLAIESPEFRRVIEDRLLMYTFVNDRFMPPDDPLGRSGPTLDAFLRVPPSRTDPPPPCPYGRKCTYGNKCKFHHPERAGRPHKSIAETLSERAARHALQTLSLPPGGHPSDMKKPLARAHSATPRLADLTLATHFDIAQQPGPSQPSHQPENSHRKLARQLTLNPACDPRLHATASRVCSAPVGAMGATPLYMAGASLSPCASEGALQQWEARRRMHYHLANIFPEVQVVEAMNAYPEETDAQKMCAIILARYRPSEATLPYPLH; encoded by the exons atg AAATATGTGGAGTCATCGCTGGGCTGGGCCGGGGAACGGGGCGAGGACTCGAGCTACGACTCCGAATGTGAAGAGGATGTCGGTCACCGCACTGCCTCTAGGACGCCGTCGGACACGCTCGCAGCCGAGTTTGCGGAGTACGTCACTCTCGCCCCGGTCTTACCACCGCATAACCAG GCGAAAATAGACTTCGCATTGAAGCTGGGTTATTCAGAACATCTAGCTCGCACAGCGCTGATGCGTTTGGGTCCCGATCCGCCCCGCAACGAGCTGCTAGCTGAGCTGATTAAGCTGGCTTCTAAGCGGCCAATTCGCCCAGCTTCGCCACCACAGACGATAGATCGTGAACCACAGTCAGACCGATCGCCATTGAGGCATATAGTCATTGATGGCAGCAATGTGGCTATgag cCATGGCAACATGGAGATATTCTCGTGCCGAGGCATCGAGATCTGCGTGGATTGGTTTCGAGCTCGAGGCCACAGAGACATATCCGTGTTTGTACCCAAATGGCGCAAAGAGGCCACAAGACTAGATAACCCTGTCTTGGACAGGGATTGCTTAGAACGTCTCGAACGCGACAGAATCCTACACTACACCCCTAGCAGACATCTCGGAGGAAAACGACTCGTCTGCTACGACGATAGATATATCCTCAAACTTGCTGCTGAAACCGACGGAGTCGTCGTCTCCAACGACAACTATAGAGATCTGGCCATCGAAAGCCCGGAATTCAGAAGAGTCATCGAGGATAGACTCCTAATGTACACCTTCGTGAACGACAGATTCATGCCGCCCGACGATCCGCTCGGCAGATCCGGCCCCACTTTGGATGCGTTCCTCAGAGTTCCACCCTCCCGCACGGACCCCCCTCCGCCTTGTCCCTACGGACGCAAGTGTACCTACGGGAACAAATGCAAGTTTCATCACCCCGAACGCGCCGGCAGACCGCACAAATCCATTGCCGAAACGCTCTCGGAGCGAGCGGCGCGTCACGCTTTGCAGACGTTGAGCCTCCCTCCCGGTGGACACCCGTCAGACATGAAGAAACCGTTAGCAAGAGCGCATTCGGCTACGCCAAGACTAGCAGATCTCACCCTCGCCACGCACTTCGATATAGCGCAACAGCCGGGACCCTCGCAGCCGAGTCACCAGCCTGAAAATTCCCATAGAAAACTCGCCAGACAGCTGACTTTGAACCCAGCCTGTGATCCCAGATTGCACGCGACCGCCTCTAGAGTTTGTTCGGCACCAGTCGGGGCGATGGGTGCAACGCCTTTGTACATGGCCGGAGCGTCCCTATCTCCGTGTGCCTCGGAAGGCGCCCTCCAACAGTGGGAAGCGCGTAGACGGATGCACTACCACTTGGCTAACATATTCCCAGAAGTGCAGGTAGTTGAAGCCATGAATGCGTACCCTGAGGAAACAGATGCCCAGAAAATGTGCGCTATAATCCTCGCCCGGTACAGACCGAGCGAGGCGACTCTTCCTTATCCGTTGCATTGA
- the LOC123713341 gene encoding probable ribonuclease ZC3H12B isoform X3 — MYAIDNSQKYVESSLGWAGERGEDSSYDSECEEDVGHRTASRTPSDTLAAEFAEYVTLAPVLPPHNQAKIDFALKLGYSEHLARTALMRLGPDPPRNELLAELIKLASKRPIRPASPPQTIDREPQSDRSPLRHIVIDGSNVAMSHGNMEIFSCRGIEICVDWFRARGHRDISVFVPKWRKEATRLDNPVLDRDCLERLERDRILHYTPSRHLGGKRLVCYDDRYILKLAAETDGVVVSNDNYRDLAIESPEFRRVIEDRLLMYTFVNDRFMPPDDPLGRSGPTLDAFLRVPPSRTDPPPPCPYGRKCTYGNKCKFHHPERAGRPHKSIAETLSERAARHALQTLSLPPGGHPSDMKKPLARAHSATPRLADLTLATHFDIAQQPGPSQPSHQPENSHRKLARQLTLNPACDPRLHATASRVCSAPVGAMGATPLYMAGASLSPCASEGALQQWEARRRMHYHLANIFPEVQVVEAMNAYPEETDAQKMCAIILARYRPSEATLPYPLH; from the exons ATGTACGCGATTGACAACTCCCAG AAATATGTGGAGTCATCGCTGGGCTGGGCCGGGGAACGGGGCGAGGACTCGAGCTACGACTCCGAATGTGAAGAGGATGTCGGTCACCGCACTGCCTCTAGGACGCCGTCGGACACGCTCGCAGCCGAGTTTGCGGAGTACGTCACTCTCGCCCCGGTCTTACCACCGCATAACCAG GCGAAAATAGACTTCGCATTGAAGCTGGGTTATTCAGAACATCTAGCTCGCACAGCGCTGATGCGTTTGGGTCCCGATCCGCCCCGCAACGAGCTGCTAGCTGAGCTGATTAAGCTGGCTTCTAAGCGGCCAATTCGCCCAGCTTCGCCACCACAGACGATAGATCGTGAACCACAGTCAGACCGATCGCCATTGAGGCATATAGTCATTGATGGCAGCAATGTGGCTATgag cCATGGCAACATGGAGATATTCTCGTGCCGAGGCATCGAGATCTGCGTGGATTGGTTTCGAGCTCGAGGCCACAGAGACATATCCGTGTTTGTACCCAAATGGCGCAAAGAGGCCACAAGACTAGATAACCCTGTCTTGGACAGGGATTGCTTAGAACGTCTCGAACGCGACAGAATCCTACACTACACCCCTAGCAGACATCTCGGAGGAAAACGACTCGTCTGCTACGACGATAGATATATCCTCAAACTTGCTGCTGAAACCGACGGAGTCGTCGTCTCCAACGACAACTATAGAGATCTGGCCATCGAAAGCCCGGAATTCAGAAGAGTCATCGAGGATAGACTCCTAATGTACACCTTCGTGAACGACAGATTCATGCCGCCCGACGATCCGCTCGGCAGATCCGGCCCCACTTTGGATGCGTTCCTCAGAGTTCCACCCTCCCGCACGGACCCCCCTCCGCCTTGTCCCTACGGACGCAAGTGTACCTACGGGAACAAATGCAAGTTTCATCACCCCGAACGCGCCGGCAGACCGCACAAATCCATTGCCGAAACGCTCTCGGAGCGAGCGGCGCGTCACGCTTTGCAGACGTTGAGCCTCCCTCCCGGTGGACACCCGTCAGACATGAAGAAACCGTTAGCAAGAGCGCATTCGGCTACGCCAAGACTAGCAGATCTCACCCTCGCCACGCACTTCGATATAGCGCAACAGCCGGGACCCTCGCAGCCGAGTCACCAGCCTGAAAATTCCCATAGAAAACTCGCCAGACAGCTGACTTTGAACCCAGCCTGTGATCCCAGATTGCACGCGACCGCCTCTAGAGTTTGTTCGGCACCAGTCGGGGCGATGGGTGCAACGCCTTTGTACATGGCCGGAGCGTCCCTATCTCCGTGTGCCTCGGAAGGCGCCCTCCAACAGTGGGAAGCGCGTAGACGGATGCACTACCACTTGGCTAACATATTCCCAGAAGTGCAGGTAGTTGAAGCCATGAATGCGTACCCTGAGGAAACAGATGCCCAGAAAATGTGCGCTATAATCCTCGCCCGGTACAGACCGAGCGAGGCGACTCTTCCTTATCCGTTGCATTGA